One window of the Marinilactibacillus sp. Marseille-P9653 genome contains the following:
- a CDS encoding lactonase family protein gives MTQKVLLGTYTKKDSKGVYSIELDQEKKQLSNLELVAEVGNPTYLDISNDGETLYTVMKDNGQGGIVSFKKNEEGTFTEASVNASEGSSPCYVAYDETRQLVYTANYHDGEVAVYKTDSEGSLELTDKIKHSGKSVHENQKSAHAHYFNLTPDNQYLIACDLGTDEVITYEVNDEGKLSEVDVISVAPGTGPRHIVFHPNEKYAYVFGELSSDILAYAYNSESGTLSHLQTISSIPEEHTEFNGGAAIRISNDGHFVYASNRGHDSIVVYAVQEDGTLALVEYVPTEGEIPRDFNLDPSNQFVVVGHQDSDNLTLFERDSESGKLTLLQKDFYAPEVVCVAFVK, from the coding sequence ATGACTCAGAAAGTTTTGTTAGGAACTTATACTAAGAAAGACAGTAAAGGTGTTTATAGCATCGAACTGGATCAAGAAAAAAAACAATTAAGTAACCTTGAACTTGTCGCTGAAGTTGGCAATCCTACCTATCTCGACATTTCAAATGATGGTGAAACTTTGTATACGGTTATGAAAGACAATGGTCAAGGCGGTATTGTTTCTTTCAAAAAGAACGAAGAAGGTACATTCACAGAAGCAAGCGTCAATGCCTCAGAAGGCTCTTCTCCTTGTTACGTTGCCTATGATGAAACAAGACAACTTGTTTATACTGCAAATTATCATGATGGTGAAGTTGCTGTTTATAAAACAGATAGTGAAGGTTCACTTGAACTAACTGATAAAATCAAGCACTCAGGTAAATCTGTTCATGAAAATCAAAAATCAGCGCACGCACATTATTTCAATCTAACTCCTGATAACCAGTATCTTATTGCCTGCGATCTTGGAACAGATGAAGTGATCACTTATGAAGTAAACGACGAAGGTAAGTTATCGGAAGTTGATGTCATTTCAGTAGCTCCTGGGACTGGTCCTCGTCATATCGTGTTTCATCCAAATGAAAAATATGCTTACGTATTTGGTGAATTAAGTAGTGATATTTTAGCTTATGCTTACAACAGCGAGAGCGGTACACTTTCACATCTACAGACGATTTCTTCCATTCCTGAAGAACATACTGAGTTCAATGGTGGAGCTGCTATTCGTATCAGTAATGATGGCCACTTTGTTTATGCTTCAAACCGAGGCCATGATTCGATAGTGGTTTATGCTGTTCAAGAAGATGGCACATTGGCACTTGTCGAATACGTTCCAACTGAAGGAGAAATTCCTCGTGATTTCAACCTTGACCCATCAAACCAGTTCGTAGTTGTTGGTCATCAAGACTCAGATAATCTGACTTTATTTGAAAGAGATTCAGAATCTGGTAAATTAACTTTACT